The nucleotide sequence CATGCAGATCGTACCGGCTGATGGCGCCCATCTCCACGAGTTCCTCGCCCTGCCTCCGTCCCGCGCGCTGCGCCCGTTCATGACTGACATCGCGTTCGCGCCGGGTGATGACCCCCCGGCGGACGAGGTAGGAGCCGAGCGTGTCGCCCTCGATGTAGTCGCTGGTCATCCGGTGGACGCGCCCCCGGCGGATTTCGATGCAAAGTCGGCTCGTGCCGCGCCGGATGCAGATCGTGCCACCGGGTGACGTTTCGCCCGACGCCTTGTAAAAAAGTTTGCCGAAGGCCACCGGCCGCAGCCGGTCTACGTCGTTGCCGCCGGGCTCGGTTGAACCCTCGTGCGTCTCGTCCGGCGCGCGCCGCTCCGTTCGGCGGGCCGGCGATTTGGGCGGCGGAGATTGAATCATCCGTTCGACCGCTTCGAGAAGCGCCTCGGGATCGAGCGGCTCGGGCAATTCGAGATTGACGCCGCGGGGCGGCCGCGTATCCAGGCGCGGCGCCACGATCGCGATCGGCGCGTGTTCATGATTGCCATCCGCCCGGATGGCATCGACGATCGCGGCGATCTCGTCCTGCGGCATATAGCCGTCGAGCAGAATTCCGTCGTAAACGACATTCCGCAAATGTTCGGTGAGTTCGGCGCCGTCGCGCGATAAATTCACCAGATATCCCGCGTTTTTCAGATAAGCGGGATATGTTTCCCGAATTCGGTTCGAGGAACCCACCAACACGATTAGTTTCATGTCACACCGTCCCCATTTATTTTTCGGTCAAAGCGCCGCCGCCTGAAAAAGCCCGGCGGCGATATTATCTTTCAATGCTCGCCGGTCCGCCATTGATCCTGCGCAAGCGCTCCCGCTTGACTTGGCCCGATTCCGCCGCAACGCCCGGTTCATCCGCGAAAACCCATTTGCCGACTCGATCGATCGCGGATTTCCGCGAGGGTCAACTGCCGCCTGGCGCGTTCGTGGTCCGGGTCGATCCGTAACGCTGTTTTGAAATGACGGCGCGCCAGGTCGCGCCGCCCTTCTTCGCTTTCCATCAAGCCAAGATAATAGCTCGCGTCGGCGCACGGTTCACGTTCGGCGATCGCGCGCCGCAGGGTCTGGCGAGCTTCCGTGATGCACTCGTTGCCGCATTCCACGGCGCACCGGTTGCGTAAAAAGGCCAAAATGGCCAAAGCGACGAGATTTCCCGGATCGAGCTCCAGGACCAGACGTGCGCCGGCGCAGGCCGCCATATATCGCTTCTGATCGACGTCCAGATGCGCCTGTTCGACAAGCCGGCCGAAATCAGCCGGAGAACCCGCGGAATGCGGCGCGGGTTTCTCGCGCGGCGAAGAATCATCCGGCGCGTCCGCGCGATCCGCACGCGACTCGATGCGCGCGGCATCGGTCAGAAGGATGAGGAAAGCCAGGCGCGCGAC is from bacterium and encodes:
- a CDS encoding tetratricopeptide repeat protein, translated to MAACAGARLVLELDPGNLVALAILAFLRNRCAVECGNECITEARQTLRRAIAEREPCADASYYLGLMESEEGRRDLARRHFKTALRIDPDHERARRQLTLAEIRDRSSRQMGFRG